A window of the Ostrea edulis chromosome 1, xbOstEdul1.1, whole genome shotgun sequence genome harbors these coding sequences:
- the LOC125661959 gene encoding uncharacterized protein LOC125661959, which translates to MEMLKFVLFVGVSVSLIPGDAQLCCAPSQFQTFFDEMTSLSSERDKRFRTMMFSSDENSNKTAIHVIAQSEEDKYDRIDDYAAGKSYEWARGTCYVGRTQPNKQTCIPAEAKLVRRSFVGVSPNIVNVDTYMYTLGSGLVRYVTVGPNCTPVEVVVTTSKIPQPDGQFMWIFYNMTMGIKDPSIFTPPKICFKEGSRVNGQPDFKPYWWSML; encoded by the exons ATGGAGATGTTGAAGTTTGTACTGTTTGTCGGAGTTTCAGTCTCCTTAATCCCTGGGGACGCCCAGTTGTGTTGTGCTCCTTCCCAATTCCAAACCTTTTTCGACGAAATGACGTCCCTCTCAAGTGAAAGGGATAAAAGATTTCGAACAATG atgTTTTCGTCAGACGAGAACTCCAATAAAACAGCAATTCACGTCATAGCCCAATCAGAGGAGGACAAATACGATAGAATAGACGATTATGCGGCA GGTAAGTCCTACGAGTGGGCCAGAGGAACTTGTTACGTTGGACGGACACAACCCAACAAGCAAACGTGCATCCCAG CTGAAGCTAAGCTAGTGCGGCGGTCTTTTGTGGGCGTGTCTCCTAACATCGTTAATGTGGATACCTATATGTACACCTTGGGGAGTGGGCTCGTACGATACGTCACGGTGGGTCCGAATTGTACCCCGGTAGAAGTAGTGGTAACCACCTCAAAGATTCCTCAACCGG ACGGACAGTTTATGTGGATTTTCTACAACATGACAATGGGAATTAAAGATCCATCTATTTTCACACCACCAAAGATATGTTTCAAAGAG GGCTCAAGAGTCAACGGCCAGCCAGATTTCAAACCTTACTGGTGGTCAATGCTCTAG
- the LOC125661970 gene encoding uncharacterized protein LOC125661970: MDPSSCFLVLLFVVGIQGQCCPPKQYVIDEDIDAAVKTPDGNIKITRGMQHVTYDSVGKRLAVHGVDYTRNIISDVIMDYQQGKEYIWANGVCSVKPLGNFTESCVPEGAKLLQKSYMGQPPNEIPVQMYFFQRDANDMYVSVTEECIPMEAHFSSETKGYIEFVVYSNFTQGISDMSVFTPPDICQHQGMKSPHVAGPRRRMIFL; encoded by the exons ATGGATCCTAGCAGCTGTTTTCTCGTTTTACTTTTCGTAGTCGGCATTCAGGGACAATGCTGTCCTCCTAAACAATATGTTATCGATGAAGACATTGATGCTGCAGTAAAGACACCAGACGGAAACATAAAAATTACAAGA GGAATGCAGCATGTGACATATGACTCAGTTGGAAAACGACTGGCTGTTCATGGCGTAGATTACACCAGAAACATTATCTCTGACGTCATCATGGACTATCAacag ggAAAAGAATATATTTGGGCTAATGGCGTCTGCAGTGTTAAACCATTAGGAAACTTCACAGAGTCCTGTGTACCAG AGGGAGCAAAATTATTGCAGAAATCGTACATGGGGCAGCCGCCAAACGAAATTCCGGTACAAATGTACTTTTTCCAGAGAGATGCAAATGATATGTACGTCAGTGTCACTGAAGAATGCATTCCAATGGAGGCACACTTTTCAAGTG AGACGAAGGGCTACATTGAATTTGTTGTGTACTCAAATTTTACACAGGGAATCTCCGACATGAGTGTGTTCACTCCTCCCGACATTTGTCAACATCAAGGAATG AAATCTCCTCACGTCGCCGGCCCGCGAAGAAGAATGATATTTCTGTGA